Part of the Candidatus Polarisedimenticolaceae bacterium genome, GGACGTCGTCAAATCGGTGAAGGCCGCGGAGGTCCGCGACCTCGGCGAGGCGATCGTGATGCCCGGGCTCGTCAATGCGCACACGCACCTCGAGCTCTCGTGGATGCACGAGGTCGGGCTTCCGGACGGGGACTACGTCGGGTGGATCCGCGCGGTGGTCGCGCGGCGGGGTGATGCCGACGAGGCCCGCATCCGCGCGGCCGCCAAGGCCGCGATCGAGGGGATGACGTCGCGCGGGACGGTCGCCGTCGGGGACGTCCAGAACACCACGCTCGTTCCCGCCCTGCTCGCCGCGTCGACGCTTCGCGGGGTGATGTTCCACGAGTTGCTCGGATGGCGGGCGGCGGACGCGGAGAGGATCCTCGAGCGGGCCGCCGTCGCGCTCGACGCCATCGAATCGGACCGGGCGGTGAAGGAGGCACGTGGTCGCCTCCTCCTCGCGTTGACGCCGCACGCCGCGCACTCGACCTCCGCGCCTCTCCTCAAGGCGCTGGGCGGACGCGCGGCGGCGACCTCCGAGCCGATCGCGATCCACGTCGCCGAGAGCGAGGACGAGGTGCGCCTCCTGCGGGACGGCACGGGGCCTTTCGCCGACTTCCTGCGCGAACGCGGCGTCTGGGACGACGCCTGGAAGGCCCCGGGGCTCACGCCGGTCGACCATCTCGACCGCCTGGGCCTGCTGACGCCGCGGACGCTCGCCGTGCACGGCGTCCATCTCACGCACACCGACATGGCGCGGCTGCAGGCGCGCGGCACGACGGTCGTGACCTGTCCGCGGAGCAACCGCACCCTCGGCGTCGGCGTCGCCCCCGTGCCGAAATTGCTCGGGTCGGGGATCCCGGTCGCGATCGGCACCGACTCGCTCGCGTCGTCCCCCGACCTCGATCTGTTCGCCGAGATCCAGGCGCTGCGCGAGGAGCATCCGACGCTCGCCCCGGCGGCGGCGCTGCGCATGGCGACGCTCAACGGCGCGCGCGCGCTCGGAATCTCCGCCGACCTCGGCACGATCGAGAAGGGGCGCCTCGCCAGCCTCGTCGTCGTTCCCCTCGAGGACCCCGCGTGGGATCCGATCGAGGTCGTGACGTGGAATCCCGCGGCGGCGTTCGCCCTCGACGCCGCCCCCTGGGAGGCGCGGGCCGCGTGACCGTCGGCCGGACCATCGTCACGTGGGGGCGGCTCGTCAAGTTCTCCCACAGCGTCTTCGCGCTTCCCTTCGCGCTGTCCGGGGCGACCCTCGCGGCCTCGCGGCACGGGATCACCCCGGGGAAGGTCCTCTGGATCGTCGTCGCGATGATCGGCGCGCGCAACGCGGCGATGGGGTTCAACCGCCTCGTCGATCAGGCGATCGACGCGCGCAATCCGCGGACCGCGACGCGCGAGCTCCCCGCCGGGGCGTTGTCGCGGGTCTCGGTGTGGATGGCGACGCTCGCGCTGACGGGGATCTTCCTGCTGGCCTGCTTCATGCTGAACCCGCTCTGCCTCGCGATCTCCCCCGTCGCGATCGTCGTGATCTTCGGGTATTCGTTCACCAAGCGATTCACCTGGGGAAGCCATCTCGTCCTGGGGCTCGCGCTCGCCATCGCGCCGGTCGGGGGGTGGGTCGCGGTCGCCGGGACGTTCGACCCCATCGCGTGGCTGCTCGCGGCGGCGGTGCTGTTCTGGGTGGCGGGGTTCGACACCGTCTACGCCTGCCAGGACGTGGAGTTCGACCGGGCCTCCGGTCTCCACTCGATCCCGGCGAGGTTCGGCCTCGCCGGGGCGCTCAACCTCGCACGCCTGTTCCACGCGGCGGCGCTCGGGCTGCTCGCGGCGGTCGGTGTCGTCGCGGGGCTGCACCCCCTCTACTGGCCGGGCATGGCTGCGATCGCGGGGCTCGTCGTCTGGCAGCACCGGCTGCTCCACCCCGAGGATCTCTCCCGACTCGGCATGGCTTTTTTCAACGCGAACGGCACGATCAGCGTGGTCTACTTCGCGGTCGTGCTCGTCTGCGTCTGGCTGGCGTGATTGGGGACCTGATTACGCCGCGCGAGGTCGGTATGGCGAAACGCCTGATCGTGGCGGTGACCGGGGCGAGCGGCGCGATCTACGCCGCGCGACTGGTCAAAGCGGCGCTCGAGGCCGGCGTGAAGCTCGAGCTGGTGGCGAGCGACTTCGGGAACCGGCTGCTGATCGAAGAGCTCGGCCTCAACCTCAAGCAGGAGTCGTTCGAGGCGTGGATCGACCGCACCTGGGGGGCCGGGAAACGCACCGGCACACTCACCCTCCATCCCGATCGCGACCTGGGCGCGTCGATCGCGTCCGGCTCGCAGCGTTGGGACGGGATGGTCGTGATTCCCTGCTCGATGAAGACGCTCTCGGGGATCGCGCGCGGCGCCTCGTCGAACCTCGTCGAGCGGGCCGCCGACGTGACGCTCAAGGAGCGGCGCCCGCTGATCCTCGTCCCCAGGGAGACTCCGCTCAACCTGGTCCACCTCGAGAACCTGCGCGCCGCGGCGCTCGCCGGGGCGGCGATCGTCCCGGCGATGCCCGCCTTCTACCAGAAGCCCGCGACGCTCGAAGACCTCGCCGACTTCATCGTGGGGCGGGTCTTCTCGCTCCTCTCGATCGACCACCGTCTGTTCCCCGCCTGGGAGGGCTGATGAACGGCATCGACGCGTTCACGAAGGCGTACGAGGACATCCCGCTCCTGAATCGGGACGAGCTCCGCCCGGTGCGCCTGCAGCTGGAGTTCCTCAAGGCGGAGCTGCTCCAGCAGGAGGCCCGCATCGAGTCGACGATCGTCGTCTTCGGCAGCGCCCGCACCGCGCCCGGCTCGGCGATGTACGAGGACGCCCGCGCGTTCGCACGTCTGGTCTCCGAGGCATGCCAGTCCGACGGAAAGCGGGAGTACGTGATCGTCACCGGGGGAGGACCGGGGATCATGGAAGCCGCCAACCGCGGCGCGACCGAGGCCGGGGCGAAGAGCGTCGCGCTCAACATCGAACTGCCGCACGAGCAGCGGCCGAACCCCTGGGTCACGCCCGAGCTGAGCTTCCAGTTCCGGTATTTCGCGCTGCGCAAGATGCACTTCATGCTCCGGGCGAAGGCGCTCGTGGCGTTTCCGGGAGGGTTCGGCACGCTCGATGAGCTGTTCGAAACGCTGACGCTCGTGCAGACCCGCAAGGTCGCGCCGGTCCCCGTGATCCTCTACGGCAGTGCGTTCTGGCGCCGGCTGATCGACTGGAACCACCTCGTCGAGCAGAAGTTCATCGTCGAGGACGATCTGCTCCTGTTCGAATACGCCGACGACCCTCGATCGGCCTGGGACAAGATCGCCGGCTTCTACCGGAGCAAATAGGGACAGCAACCGTTTTCGCA contains:
- a CDS encoding UbiA-like polyprenyltransferase encodes the protein MTVGRTIVTWGRLVKFSHSVFALPFALSGATLAASRHGITPGKVLWIVVAMIGARNAAMGFNRLVDQAIDARNPRTATRELPAGALSRVSVWMATLALTGIFLLACFMLNPLCLAISPVAIVVIFGYSFTKRFTWGSHLVLGLALAIAPVGGWVAVAGTFDPIAWLLAAAVLFWVAGFDTVYACQDVEFDRASGLHSIPARFGLAGALNLARLFHAAALGLLAAVGVVAGLHPLYWPGMAAIAGLVVWQHRLLHPEDLSRLGMAFFNANGTISVVYFAVVLVCVWLA
- a CDS encoding TIGR00730 family Rossman fold protein → MNGIDAFTKAYEDIPLLNRDELRPVRLQLEFLKAELLQQEARIESTIVVFGSARTAPGSAMYEDARAFARLVSEACQSDGKREYVIVTGGGPGIMEAANRGATEAGAKSVALNIELPHEQRPNPWVTPELSFQFRYFALRKMHFMLRAKALVAFPGGFGTLDELFETLTLVQTRKVAPVPVILYGSAFWRRLIDWNHLVEQKFIVEDDLLLFEYADDPRSAWDKIAGFYRSK
- a CDS encoding amidohydrolase family protein gives rise to the protein MLVYTARHLLPVGSPPVVDGAVAVADGRVVAVGRRKDVVKSVKAAEVRDLGEAIVMPGLVNAHTHLELSWMHEVGLPDGDYVGWIRAVVARRGDADEARIRAAAKAAIEGMTSRGTVAVGDVQNTTLVPALLAASTLRGVMFHELLGWRAADAERILERAAVALDAIESDRAVKEARGRLLLALTPHAAHSTSAPLLKALGGRAAATSEPIAIHVAESEDEVRLLRDGTGPFADFLRERGVWDDAWKAPGLTPVDHLDRLGLLTPRTLAVHGVHLTHTDMARLQARGTTVVTCPRSNRTLGVGVAPVPKLLGSGIPVAIGTDSLASSPDLDLFAEIQALREEHPTLAPAAALRMATLNGARALGISADLGTIEKGRLASLVVVPLEDPAWDPIEVVTWNPAAAFALDAAPWEARAA
- a CDS encoding UbiX family flavin prenyltransferase, with the protein product MAKRLIVAVTGASGAIYAARLVKAALEAGVKLELVASDFGNRLLIEELGLNLKQESFEAWIDRTWGAGKRTGTLTLHPDRDLGASIASGSQRWDGMVVIPCSMKTLSGIARGASSNLVERAADVTLKERRPLILVPRETPLNLVHLENLRAAALAGAAIVPAMPAFYQKPATLEDLADFIVGRVFSLLSIDHRLFPAWEG